In the Leptospira sp. WS4.C2 genome, one interval contains:
- a CDS encoding site-2 protease family protein yields MESKKTIHILLFILTFFTLTYSDIFLNPQVPQTLENYKLMFFENWPYSVSLLFILFAHEMGHFLPARYYGVKATWPYFIPLPVGPIGTMGAVIQIKQQIPDKKVLFDIGIGGPTASLVLSIIAWLVGISLSKVIEIPPNFDRSGFLFFGDSLFTYFTTQWILGPIDLSTMDIQAHPLAKAGWVGLLITAVNLLPFGQLDGGHVIYAMFGENYRKWIHRLFMFFLIFALIHFTWLLWGFIIYYVVKIEHPFIRDSVSGIGKIRFYFGASMLVTFLIIFVPKPIILGSEFEDSSLLMDIFRLISQSIGLDS; encoded by the coding sequence TTGGAATCAAAAAAAACAATACACATTCTTTTATTCATTCTTACTTTTTTTACTTTAACTTATTCTGATATTTTTCTTAATCCTCAGGTGCCTCAAACATTAGAGAATTATAAACTTATGTTTTTTGAGAATTGGCCTTATTCGGTTTCTTTGTTATTCATTCTTTTTGCCCATGAAATGGGACATTTTCTCCCTGCCAGGTATTATGGAGTAAAAGCAACATGGCCCTATTTCATTCCATTACCAGTGGGTCCAATTGGAACCATGGGAGCTGTAATCCAAATCAAACAACAGATTCCTGATAAAAAAGTTTTATTCGACATTGGAATCGGTGGGCCCACGGCAAGTTTAGTGCTCTCCATAATTGCTTGGTTAGTGGGGATCAGTTTATCTAAAGTGATCGAAATTCCGCCAAATTTTGATCGTTCTGGATTTCTTTTTTTTGGAGATAGCCTTTTTACATATTTCACAACACAATGGATACTTGGCCCCATTGATCTTTCAACGATGGATATACAAGCACATCCACTCGCTAAGGCAGGCTGGGTAGGTCTTTTAATTACTGCAGTAAACCTATTACCTTTCGGTCAATTGGATGGTGGACATGTCATATACGCAATGTTTGGTGAAAATTATCGAAAGTGGATTCACCGTTTGTTTATGTTCTTTTTAATTTTTGCATTGATTCATTTTACCTGGTTACTTTGGGGTTTTATCATTTATTATGTTGTGAAGATAGAACATCCATTCATCCGCGATTCCGTATCAGGTATCGGGAAAATTCGTTTCTATTTTGGAGCATCAATGTTAGTAACATTCCTAATCATTTTCGTTCCAAAACCGATTATCTTAGGATCTGAATTTGAAGATTCCTCTTTACTCATGGATATTTTTCGTCTGATATCACAAAGCATTGGGTTGGATTCATGA